The nucleotide window TCCGAGGCCGCGCGCTCGCCCGCGCCGGAGAGGATCGGCGACAGCCGGGACCGGTCCCTCGCTGACACCCGGCCGCCGTCCCGATCCGTGCCGGCGGTGAGTTCGAGGAACCGGCGGAACAGTTCGAGCGCCTCGATCGTCGCCTGGAGCGTGGCGATGACCGTCGGGATGGTGTAGTCGTTCGTGAAGCGGAGGAGGTCGCCGACGCTGGGGGGACGGGGAGGGCCCCGTCGCCGCCGTCGTCCCCGCCCGTCGTCGAGTTCCGACCGTAGCTCCGAGAGGGTGGACTCCAGTTCCGAGAGGAGGGTCTCGAGTTCCTCGTCGTCACGGGGTGACCGGTCGCTCATACCCGGGGGTTGTGACGCTCGGGCGAAAAACCCTCCCCTGCACCTGAAACAGCGGAACGGGCGATTCGCCGTCGGTCGCCTCGCACGGACAGCGTGGCCGCAGTACGAGTATCCGAGTCCGTCACTCGGGCGCGACACGGCCGTACTGGACCGGCCACTCGACCGCGTCGTCCTCGCCGAGTTCGTGAGCGGCGTGGAGCGGCCAGTACGGCGAGCGGAGGAACTCGCGGGCCATCAGGACTGCGTCGGCGCGGTCGTTGCGCACGATCTCGTCTGCCTGCTCCGGTGAGGTGATGCCCCCGACGGTTCCGACGGCGATGTCGGCGTTCTCGTCCACCACGTGCTCGCGGATGGTCTCCGCGTAGGGGAGCTGGTAGCCTGGCCCGGCGTGGGGGACCTCCTGGGCCGGCGAGATGCCGCCCGAACTCACGTCGACGAGGTCGGCGCCGGCGTCGGCCAGGAGCGGGGCCAGCCTGGCGGACTGTTCGACGTCCCACGACTCCTCGTCGTCGATCCAGTCCGTCGCGGAGATACGGACGAAGACCGGTTTGTCGTCGGGCCACACGGACCGCACCGCCCCCGTAACCTCCCGGAGGAGACGCGTCCGGTTCTCGAACGAGCCGCCGTACTCGTCCGTGCGGTCGTTCGCGACCGGGGAGAGGAACTCGTGGAGGAGGTAGCCGTGCGCGGCGTGGACCTCCGCGACCTCGAACCCGGCCTCGAGCGCCCGGCCGGCGGCGTCCGCGAAGGCGGCGACGGTCTCCTCGATCCCGTCGCGGTCGAGGCGGCGTGTCGGGTGTTCGTCCCCGTCGCGAGGATACGGCTTCGCGCTCGGAGCGATCGTCTCCCAGCCGCCCGAGTCGAGCGGGACTGGGTCGCCGCCCTCCCAGGGGCGGTGGGTCGACGCCTTCCGGCCGGCGTGGGCGAGCTGGATCGCGGGCACCGACCCCTGCGAGCGGACGAAGTCCGCGACCGGCGCGAGCGCGTCGGCGTGCTCGTCCGACCAGATGCCGAGGTCGTAGGGCGTGATGCGCCCCTCGGGCGTCACGGCCGTCGCCTCCGCCATCACCAGCCCGGCCCCCCCGACCGCGCGCGAGCCGAGGTGGACGAGGTGCCAGTCCGTCGCCAGCCCGTCGGGCGAGGAGTACTGGCACATCGGCGACACCATCACCCGGTTCGGGAGTTCCGTCCTGCGCAGGGTCAACGGGGAGAACAGCGTCTCGACCATACGCGTCGTAACGGGGGATGGCTTAAATGGTCGATGTCGGGCGACGGCCTTGCCCCGATCGACGACCCGTGAGCGATCTTTCGGCGGACCAAAACCTATAAACGATTAGGTCGACCTAACTTCGGTAATGGCAGTCGCCGACGGCGAGAACGCGGACGAGGGGGAACGAAGAGTGGCCGTTGCGGCCCTCCGCAGTTCCCCG belongs to Halorarum halophilum and includes:
- a CDS encoding NADH:flavin oxidoreductase/NADH oxidase; the encoded protein is MVETLFSPLTLRRTELPNRVMVSPMCQYSSPDGLATDWHLVHLGSRAVGGAGLVMAEATAVTPEGRITPYDLGIWSDEHADALAPVADFVRSQGSVPAIQLAHAGRKASTHRPWEGGDPVPLDSGGWETIAPSAKPYPRDGDEHPTRRLDRDGIEETVAAFADAAGRALEAGFEVAEVHAAHGYLLHEFLSPVANDRTDEYGGSFENRTRLLREVTGAVRSVWPDDKPVFVRISATDWIDDEESWDVEQSARLAPLLADAGADLVDVSSGGISPAQEVPHAGPGYQLPYAETIREHVVDENADIAVGTVGGITSPEQADEIVRNDRADAVLMAREFLRSPYWPLHAAHELGEDDAVEWPVQYGRVAPE